CAGCTTCATTTTCTGTAATGCTCAAGTCACTGATGGCACGGGGAGTTGTGTGACACTGCAGTATGAAATGCACCATTTACCTGATGTGTACGAAGCTTTCTTATTAAGCTGTGGTTGAATCAAACTTggctttgctgtgttttgttaatgtagagttgaattttattttagaattttgtCTTCATTTCACTGTGCACTTCTAACACTGTGTGACTGAAAGTCTCCAGTCCTGCATCTCATACATTAAACGTGTTGAGAAGATTGTTAGTCATAATTTCTACTGTCCTCAGCACAGATCTAGGGCTTATGCCACCCTGGTCTGGTATGGAAATAGCACTGAGGGGGTTTGCTGTCTGGTCCTGACAGTAATAGATGTGTGAATGTGCTAATATCATCTGGGGTTTAACTGATCAGCCTCGTGTTTAGTATGTGGTTTCTCCTTGCTTTTTCCCTCCGACCCACttggtgtctgtctgtctgtttccctGTCGacttacagcagcagcagcttcaggcaCAGCACCTCTCCCATGCTGCTCACGGGCCTCCAGTCCAGCTGCCACCTCACCCCTCAGGCCTGCAGCCGCCTGGCATCCCCCCTGTGACAGGCTCTGGATCAGGCCTGCTGGCACTCGGCGCTCTGGGCAGCCAAGCCCACCTCCCCGTGAAGGATGAGAAGAACCACCATGATCTGGAACACAGAGGTGAGGAGTTAACATCCGTCACATTACTGTCCAATTGggctttaactgacctgttTATTTGAAACAATTGAAATGTATATTCATTTGAACACTATTGGAAAGATGTTAAACAGGCGAAAACCAATTTAGTGTGGAGTGCGTCTCACTCCCTAGAGCAGAATCGTAGGGCCCTTAGGTGAGGAGCACATCCTGTCTGTTCACATTCTGTCTGGGTAATGAGCTGGTACATTCCCAGCCCATGACTGCATAAGCTATTCACCAGCTCCAATACATGGCGATAAGAGGGGCCTTGTGCCCTGCAGTTGATTCTCACACATTCGGCTAGAAGCATCTGTTGTGACGCGCTAACTGACTTGTTTTTCCCTTTGCTCCACTTGCTTTCATCATCTCCTCGATCACCATTGTGACGTCTGCGACAGAGAGCACGGTGAGTGTCTAAAACTGCAACTgcttttgttgcagcatttgttgttttcataattcatcagtttttttttaactccactCCAAATGTTCGGTAAAAGATTCTTGCTAACTGCATTCTATCGCTGATTTAATGCACTGTTGTAATCTGCTTTCAATAAAATGATTAATGGAAAATGAGGTTTGGAATATAAATCCTGTGTGTTTAATCCAGAAGGGAAATGACTGGTATCATGCTGGAGAGATTAGAAGCCTTGTAATTTCATCACAATTAAAGAAGGACTTGGACTTCCCCTTCTTAAAGGATTTATTTGATCCCTTCTACTGTCTCCCTTGTTTACTAGCTCACTCTTTCTTCTTCCTTGGCATGTGATGAATATTTATGAACACAAATGgagagttgttttgttttctttttctccacccCATCTGGCTGGACCTGCTAAAGCGTTTTATTTGAAATGCTGCGATCTCTGATGGCTTGTGATGGGCCCGTGAGATTGTGTTTCTGTAGACTGGGCCAGCTGAATGGGTGCAGTCATGTCTAAAGAAATGGAACTCCTGGGGCGATTAGCAggcctgttttgtttctgtgctctTGTCCCAGGTCATCTGATAGTAGAGTGGTGACTTTGGTTAATGAGTCACACTAAGCATCTCTTTAAAGGTCAGCCATTATGCAGACAGTGGCCCTTTGCCCAGACTGCTAGTCCATCAGCCATTGTTCGCGTTTCTGGGTTGCCGCTGACTTAGTCCATGTTGTTGCTTTGCTCCTCAAATGAGGGACAGAGGGAATCAGGAGAACTTGGCAGTTTACAGGCAAATGGCAAACTCCTGTGAAAGCCGCTGGACACCTGCCTAGTGCCTCCCATTCTGTTGGCGTTTTGAGTGAGCTGTCCCAGCTTGTGTGGGCAGGCTCCATGAAGAAGCACCAGTCAGTCCCACGCTGCCGTGCCCACTGGCAGGATATAGATTCTCTTTCTTTATCAGAGCTCAAAGCCTGAGCTGACATGGTGCCCAAGCGCGCTGCGGCAATCAATGCCCAGTGCCCACAACATAtagtttctttctctctctctctctctttctctctgggtCTCTCCTCCCCTTTCCCTCTCGCGCTTAGCCTGACTGACTCTGGAGAAAAGGCCCTCTGTTCAGCCACAACACACTGCTCATGTCCCTGTGAGGCTGTTTGTTGTCCAGTTATGAGGAGGAGGGAGCCCAGCTCAGAAAACAAGCCCTCCTCCTTTCAGTTCAGATAACAGCCCATTCTGTTGTGTGGCCAGGGACAGGCTTGTGTGTGAGATTGGGTTTGGCTGGTATCAGGGTACTGTGTGGAGCTGGCCTACAGCTGCATTTTAAGAGTCTGCTGTATCCATCGTTGTGTGAATAAGGcatttttttagtgtttggATTGGCACAGTGTGATCTCTGTGAATTTGTAATGGATGAATGACTTGCAGCTCTCTTTTatgaaagaagacaaaatggTAATAAAGCGTGTTTGGTTTTTCCCTTTGCAGAATAACTCTATATCCCCATCCGAAAGCTTACGCACAGCCAGCGAGAAACATCGCAGCTCCTCCGACTACAGTTTGGACTCTAAGAAACGCAAAGTGGAGGAGAAGGACAGCATGAGTAGATATGTAAGTCATTAAAGAAATGGTTAAACATGTCGGGAAGTGTGCTTACTTGCCAAGAGCTGAATGAAAAGGTCTGTAAATTATGAAGCCACAGTGCAAAGACTAGAGAAACTGTACTTCTCAAGCTCacctttattattattgtccatacaaaaaccaaaatgaaaaatctaaaaagttGTGGCTTTACACTTGAGGTTATGCATGGGGAAATCTTTGGCAGATAACCGGGGCTTCCTGGAGTCTCTGCTGGTTGCCTGGCAAACTCATAGTAGCAACAGGACTCCAGGAAGTTAGTACCCCTGGCTCCAGACTCATCCAGCtctcagcaagaaagcaaataagcttatttcccaaaatgtcaaagtgcTCCCGAGGCTCCCTGCTGTGGCCTGAGATGTATTTTGAATATGTCTGTTAAGTTGACTGATTTGGTTGTTATCTTTACAGGACAGTGATGGAGAGAAAAGTGATGACTTGGTGGTAGATGTGTCTAATGAGGTGAGCAGCATAGCATGTAATTGCAAATGGCACATTGACCTGCACTGAGATGCGACAGTTACATAAACATGAAAATCTATTGCTGTGTTTCTCCAGGATCCCGCCACTCCACGGGCAAGTCCGGCCCACTCGCCACCTGAAAATGGTATTGATAAGCCCCGCCCTCCAAAGAAGGACACCCCCAACAGCCCTGCATCAGTGGCGTCCTCTGGAAGCACCCCATCCTCTAAGGCCAAGGAGCTCAGTCATGTAAGACATCAAGGGAGTTGTGGACAAACTAGGACAGAAAGGGTTTTAACTGAGAATTGCAGAGAGAGCAAAGGGATATATGCAAATAGATCTAGGACGTTTTCTGCAGTGGATTAGGAATGGCTGTCGGGGCTTTAAGTGCATGACTAAACGTCAGGGATAATATTGTCCCGCATCAGGATCAGTCAGGTCTTCTCTGTTAATAGCTCAATGTATTTAACTattccaggatttttttcccccctctgccTCACTAAAAGATTAAAGCCAAAGCAGTAAGGGGATAAAAACGGCCCCATCTCCATTGTGACCATAATAGGTTTTAGAATAAATAGCAGTTTATGGCTCTGCAGGACTATGAGGGTTGTCAGAATTAGATTGGATTAAGTTCAGTTTGCTCTCAAATTGTCAGTCTGCACAGTGCCTGGTTTCCGGGATTGTGAATGTGCTTGCTCTTTCGTTCCCTTGACAGAATGACAAATCCTCCACGCCTGGTCTCAAATCCAACACCCCCACCCCCCGCAACGATGCCCCCACCCCTGGCACCAGCTCCACTCCTGGGCTCAGACCCATCCTGGGCAAACCACCAGGCATGGAGGCTCTTGGTTGGTTGCATTCTCTTTCCTCTCTAGAAATGGAGATAATCTTTTTCTATTCACTCCCAATGTGCAGTTATGTCACATACTGAtatctgtctgctgtttttgcttgtaGCAGCTCCAGCTTTGCGTACCCCGCTGTCCATCGCAGGCTCCTATCCTACCCCCTTTGCCATGATGGGCCATCACGAAATGAATGGGGGCCTGACTAGTCCTGGGGTGTATGCTGGTCTACACATCTCCCCTCAGATgagtgctgcagcagctgcagcctaTGGACGCTCCCCAATGGTACCTACTTTTCTTGCCGCtttatttaactgtatttgGGATCACCTACTAGCACTGCATATACTAAGTATGAAATGCGAAAAACGGATCTGCTGTTTAAACATTTCCATCTTGTCGTTCGGTAGGGGTTTGATCCTCATACCCACATGAGAGCCCCAGGCCTTCCAGCCAGTCTCACATCCATTTCTGGTGGCAAACCGTAAGTGTCTCACCAAGTGTGTTAGACtcgcacatttttaaaaacagcagggATAGCAAACACTTAtaggtttttgtctttttcttcagAGCGTACTCCTTCCACGTCAGCGCAGATGGCCAGATGCAGCCTGTGCCCTTCCCACCCGACGCCCTGATTGGCCCGGGTATTCCACGCCATGCCCGTCAGATCAACACGCTGAGCCACGGCGAGGTGGTTTGTGCTGTTACCATTAGCAACCCCACACGTCATGTCTACACTGGCGGCAAAGGCTGTGTCAAAATCTGGGACATCAGCCAACCCGGCAGCAAGAGCCCCGTCTCCCAACTGGACTGTCTGGTAAGGATCCATCTCTATTCACGTTTCACTCATCAGAACCTTTTTTGTTacactttgttcttttgtgcagTTGTTTCAGAAGATGTAAACTGTTTATATCCAATCTCATTCCATTAACAATGGAATAATCCTTTGTTATACATGAGGAACACATCCCACTTGACAGTTTGACAGCAAATGCATTGGTATACAAATGCAGCTGATGCTTTTACTCAGCGTTTGTATAAAATAGATGAAAGTCATTCTGGCAAGAACCAATGAAAAGATAAACATCACACAACATTTCCCGATAATTCATAGTTGGCTTGTAAGGCGAACATCATcgaataaatatgtaaattcaACATGCTGAAAACTTGTCCACTCAGTGCGGATTAGGTTTGAGAACACCTTTTAGTTGATTTATTATGACGGGAGGACTTTCATCCTGTTTTCCCACGATTTGTTCCTAAATCTCTCTCTGGCTCTACTGCCCTGAACATGTATTGATTCGCTTTGTCCTCTGTGCAACAGAACAGGGATAACTACATCCGCTCCTGTAAGCTGCTGCCTGATGGTCGCACATTGATTGTTGGAGGCGAGGCCAGCACATTGACCATCTGGGATCTGGCCTCTCAGACACCCCGCATCAAGGCTGAGCTCACCTCCTCAGCCCCGGCATGCTACGCCTTGGCCATCAGCCCTGACGCCAAAGTCTGCTTCTCCTGCTGCAGTGATGGAAACATTGCCGTTTGGGACCTGCACAACCAGACTCTCGTTAGgttaggagaaaaaaaaaaaaacttattcaCACTGTTTGGGCTTTGGCCCTACAGCAGAATTGCTCGTGTGTGagttcttttaaaaatggatgTCAATAAATGTTTGTATGCCGTCTGACTTTGTTTGTAGGCAGTTCCAGGGTCATACAGATGGTGCTAGTTGTATTGACATATCCCACGATGGCACTAAGCTGTGGACAGGCGGTCTCGATAACACTGTTCGCTCTTGGGATCTGAGGGAGGGTcgacagctgcagcagcatgacTTCACTTCACAGGTACAACCCTGTAACACAGAGGAAACCTACACTCAACCACAGACTTATTGTTTAGAGTGGTTTCCTTTTTAGCTCTACAACTAATTACTGCTCTGTCCCATCTCCAGATCTTCTCCTTGGGCTACTGTCCGACTGGAGAGTGGCTCGCTGTTGGTATGGAGAGCAGCAACGTGGAGGTGCTCCACCATTCAAAACCTGACAAGTATCAGCTCCACCTGCACGAGAGCTGTGTCCTCTCCCTCAAGTTCGCCTACTGTGGTATGAACAAGCACACAGAGAAGAGATAATGCTGACTATACATAACTTGGAAATGGCCTTAGCCTGTCCTATTTTATGTAGCGCTAAAACTATAAAACTGCACTGTGTCTTTTACATTCATTGTGTTCCTTAAAGTTACAGATGAAAAAACTCTtcttttgtagttgtttttcctGCCACTTCTTAGTCCAAATTGGCCTGAcgttattgttgttttctttgcaggtAAATGGTTTGTAAGCACTGGGAAGGACAATCTGTTGAACGCTTGGAGGACTCCTTATGGCGCCAGCATATTCCAGGTATGCAGATCAATACACTCTGTCTGCAGCCAGGCCAAAAGTATGCACAGTAGTCTCTGAGAGGAAGGGCACAGCGACCGCTGTCTGACAGGACTATCCTATCAGTGAAAACTGAACCTGAAATATTGACCTGACAAAGAAGTCTTTTTGAGGGCCGTCAGGCCAGAAACTGATGTCGCTGCAGTCTAATCTTACTCTGCAGTCAGCTAATCTTCTCCACTTAACTTTAAATGTAGCTGAGTATATTATCTGCATCcacgactaaaatgttttttttgtttttttttctccaaacagTCCAAGGAATCTTCATCTGTCCTGAGCTGTGACATCTCGACAGACGACAAGTATATTGTGACAGGCTCTGGTGACAAGAAGGCCACTGTATATGAAGTGATCTATTAGAACAGACTGCTTTGGATCAGAGCATGTTCATGCTCAGGAGCAGCAGACTCTTCCTCCATCTACCTTCCCTCACACAGACAGCATGGATGTTGCGTGCAGCCCcaggtggatgggcaggaagtTTGGCAGTGCCAGACTGTAATGGATGGTGGTGCTGTTGAGGCCCTGGATGTTGTGTCCTTCGGCTCTGCCCTTCCTCACTCATAAAACTAACACTTGTACAGCGAGTGCAGTTTCCCAA
This window of the Acanthochromis polyacanthus isolate Apoly-LR-REF ecotype Palm Island chromosome 8, KAUST_Apoly_ChrSc, whole genome shotgun sequence genome carries:
- the tle3a gene encoding transducin-like enhancer protein 3-A; this encodes MYPQGRHPAPHQPGQPGFKFTVAESCDRIKDEFQFLQAQYHSLKVEYDKLANEKTEMQRHYVMYYEMSYGLNIEMHKQTEIAKRLNAILAQIMPFLSQEHQQQVAQAVERAKQVTMTELNAIIGQQQLQAQHLSHAAHGPPVQLPPHPSGLQPPGIPPVTGSGSGLLALGALGSQAHLPVKDEKNHHDLEHRGEELTSNNSISPSESLRTASEKHRSSSDYSLDSKKRKVEEKDSMSRYDSDGEKSDDLVVDVSNEDPATPRASPAHSPPENGIDKPRPPKKDTPNSPASVASSGSTPSSKAKELSHNDKSSTPGLKSNTPTPRNDAPTPGTSSTPGLRPILGKPPGMEALAAPALRTPLSIAGSYPTPFAMMGHHEMNGGLTSPGVYAGLHISPQMSAAAAAAYGRSPMGFDPHTHMRAPGLPASLTSISGGKPAYSFHVSADGQMQPVPFPPDALIGPGIPRHARQINTLSHGEVVCAVTISNPTRHVYTGGKGCVKIWDISQPGSKSPVSQLDCLNRDNYIRSCKLLPDGRTLIVGGEASTLTIWDLASQTPRIKAELTSSAPACYALAISPDAKVCFSCCSDGNIAVWDLHNQTLVRQFQGHTDGASCIDISHDGTKLWTGGLDNTVRSWDLREGRQLQQHDFTSQIFSLGYCPTGEWLAVGMESSNVEVLHHSKPDKYQLHLHESCVLSLKFAYCGKWFVSTGKDNLLNAWRTPYGASIFQSKESSSVLSCDISTDDKYIVTGSGDKKATVYEVIY